The DNA window ACGGCGCGCAGGTCGGAGAGCTTCTGCTTTGTGGCCCAGGCTTTGAAGTCGCTGGTGATCTCGCCCGGGTGGAGGTACTTCCCCGGCCCGAGGGCCGGGTGCTCGGCATACGGGGTGTCGCCGGCCGCCTGCTGGGTGTAGGCGTACCAGCCGTTCGTGCTCGTCTGCATGTCCCGGACGTCGCCGGCGTTCTTCGCCCACGCGGCGATCGCCTGCGGCGCGCCCGGGTCGCCGGCTGGCGGCAGGTTCAGCGGCTGCCCGCCGCCCGGAGCCATCGCAATGTGCGCGGCGTAGCCGGCGTCGAGGTTCGCCAGTTGCTCCTGCCGCTTGAGGGCCAGGGCCTTCAGCGTGTCCACTTCGCTCTCGGGCGTGGTCGGCCGCATCAGTGCCACGAGCTGGTGACCACCGAGGTGCATCGCCTCGGTCTCGCTCAGCTGCCCCGAGGCGAGAGCCTCCTGCACCAAGGGCTGGACGGCCTTCGCCGGCACGTAAGCATGGCTGAGAGCCTCGTCGACCGCCGACTTGGCCTCCGCCTTGGCCTTGGCCAGGTCCTCGCCGAGCTCAGGACAGTCGGCCGACGCCAACTTCTGCTCGGCCGCGAGCATCGTGTGCAGGGCCTCGGCCCTCTGTTCCTGAGACTGAGGCCCGTAGGTCTTCTTCGCCTCATTCCAGGCGTCGACGGACGCGGTCACCGCCTGGGCGGAGGCCGCGACCTCGTCCGGCGTGACCTTCCACGCGCCGCCACTGAGGGGCGGCTCGGTGCCCTCGATCTCGTGCAGGTCGGTCAGCGTCATTCCGCCGACCGTCTTGCCGGCGAGCAGCTCGTTGTACCGGTTGAGCGCGGCGGCCTGGATCTTCGCCTTGGACGGGATGTCACCCGGGTACGCGGGATCCAGCCAGTGGACCAAGGGGTGTTGCCCCTTGCCGGACAGGCCCACCAGCGCGGGGTGCTCGAAGCCCTTGGCCTCGGCGATCTCGCGCAGGTCATCCTCGTCGAGCGAGTTCAGGTAGGCGACCGTGTGCGCCTTCAGCGCCTTGGTGTGGGCCTCAATCTCCTCGTCGGAGGCTCCTGCCTCCTTCAGCTTCGTGATGGCCTCCTGGGCCTTCTCGACCTCCTCGACGAACAGGTCGTACATCTCCACGGGGTCTGGTGAAGGTGTCTCTGCCCAGCTGTCCGGACCAAGGTTCGAAAACGCCTCGACGTTGTCCATGGCCATCAAGAGGTCGGCCTTGGCCTGGACCTCGCCGTCGGACATCGGTTGCGCGGGCGCCTCGGCCACAACGTCGTCCGCCTCGGATGTTGTGGTGGGTCCCACCGCGTAGGAAGCGTGCGAGGACTTGCTACCGGTGCCCATCAGCCGTCACCCCGCGAGGGGAGCGCAGGGATGACCTCGGCAAGCAGTTCGTCGAGAACGAGATCGGCTGCGTGCGTGAGGTCGAGGGCGCCCTCCGGGACGTCGGCCGGCTCGAGCGAGCACGCGCCGCCGGACTGCGCAATCCAGCGCTCGATGCCCTGGCTGGTGGTGGTTTCGCCCAGGCGCTCGCGCCAGGGGTCGGCCGGCTCATAGACGAGGGGGACCCAGCGCACAACCCGCTCGGCCGACTGTCGGCTCTCATCGAGGCCGAGCACGGCGACGGGGTCGACAGGGAGGCCGAGCGCGGGGTGCCAGACGAGCAGGATCCACAGCCGCCAGGCCGGAGCGGCCGTCGACGGCTCCCCCGTCTCGGCATCGGTGGGGTCGGTTTCGGTCGTCATGGAGGCTCCTCCCAAAGGTGCTTTCACCTGCTACAGGTGTGGGAGGAGCCGCCGGTGTGACAGTGCGGGCGAAGAAGTTTTTTCAGCGACTGGGCAGGAGCGAGGCCATGTACTGGACCGTGGCGGCGAAAGCGTCCTCGCTCCGGGCGTGGACGTCCTCGCGGCCGTTGGCGGTCATGATCGCGCCGTGCAGGGCGTACTGGTGCGGGTTCTGCGAGATCAGGGTCAGCCGGGGGCCGAAGATCTGAGCCATCTCGGCGATGCGGTTGGCCCGAGACAGGCCGGTGAGGATGACCGGCATGTCCTCGGGGAGATTCTCGGCGAGGAAGTGCAGGCCGGGCCGCTCCCAGCTGTCCCAGTCGGCGTTGTCGCGGACGGTCTGCACGTTGATGGCGATGCCGGCCGGCTGGGTGTCCTCGATCCAGGAGAGGTAGCGCTGGAGGTCTTCGAGCCGGAACCAGTACACGTTCGGCACGACGTTGACGCCGGCCTCGGCGAACTCCTGGGCGAGCATCAGGCTACGGCGCATGTTGAGCAGGTGCTCGGTGCGCGGCCAGTCCCCGTAGATGCTGTAGTTGCACGACAGGACAAGGTCCCATTCCTGCTCCGCGATCCTCTCGACGAGCCTGTCGCGGCCGCGGCGAGTCCAGAAGGCCTCGACGAGCGGGTCCTCGCCGTAGCCGACCAGCACAGCCTTCTGGTGGTCCCCGAGAGAGAGGGCCTGGCGGGCGGTCTGCTCGGTGAAGCGCTTGTAGAGCGTGTGGGTGTCGGGCGAGAACACGCGCCGCAGACCGACTCCGTAGGCCGGCCAGTTCAGGCTGGCGTCGAGCTTGGTGACCGCGGAGCCGTCCGTCATGGGGATAAAGGACGGCAGGCCAGCGGGCAGCGTGCTGTCGACGCTGATGTCGTCGAAGGTCAGGGTGCCGCCGACATCCGCCATCCACCCGGCTATGTCGGTCCGGCTCCCGCACCGGATCGGGCACTTGCGGGTCACGCACGCGTTCGCCGGTGCGTCGGCCTCGGCTGCCGAGCACCCGCAGAACCGGCAGTCCGAGTTCTGGCCAGTGCACAAGGGCTCGACGGTCGCCGGGCCGCCCCGGCCGTCGGGACCGGCGTAGAAGGCGCAGCTGTTGCAGTCGCAGCCGCGACCCGGAAGAGGCACGCCGACGGTCGGGATGGGCAGGGAGACACTGGTCATGCGGCTTCGCTTCCTTCGGTGATTGCATCGTCGTGGTCCGTAGCCCCGTCGACGGAGGCGTCGTCGAGATGGGTGCCGAGCTCGCGCAGT is part of the Streptomyces agglomeratus genome and encodes:
- a CDS encoding DUF4417 domain-containing protein, yielding MTSVSLPIPTVGVPLPGRGCDCNSCAFYAGPDGRGGPATVEPLCTGQNSDCRFCGCSAAEADAPANACVTRKCPIRCGSRTDIAGWMADVGGTLTFDDISVDSTLPAGLPSFIPMTDGSAVTKLDASLNWPAYGVGLRRVFSPDTHTLYKRFTEQTARQALSLGDHQKAVLVGYGEDPLVEAFWTRRGRDRLVERIAEQEWDLVLSCNYSIYGDWPRTEHLLNMRRSLMLAQEFAEAGVNVVPNVYWFRLEDLQRYLSWIEDTQPAGIAINVQTVRDNADWDSWERPGLHFLAENLPEDMPVILTGLSRANRIAEMAQIFGPRLTLISQNPHQYALHGAIMTANGREDVHARSEDAFAATVQYMASLLPSR